The genomic region CTTCTGTTAAAGTGGATAAAAACTTAACTCTGAATTGATGTACAGGACTCAAAAATGAACTCATGTTTTATTCACCACACTATTAGGTCTGATGAGTAATTAATTGTGGCTTTTGCAATTTAAATGTCACCCTCGTTCCCTTGGTGTGTTTAAATAGAAGCAgtcaagtaaaaaacaaaaagaaatccgGCAATATGACACACTGAAGCTTTAAAAAACTGCAAATCCCTTCatcaaaatacaagaaaaccTTTGCTTTGAAATTAATGTATGAGAAGTCTTGCAAACTAAGCCTTCATTAAGATGTGTTggtttcatatatatatatatatcattgaTTGTATTATCATAATCTGGATTCAACATCTTGCCTTATAATTGTTTTTCCACCTCATAGCATTTATTGAATATACTCTGTGTAGTttgcattaatttatttttcaagtAGGAAAACaagatttcattttttatccTCACGTTTATTAATGTTCTCATTgtgaaacaaacataaatatgtcCCTTTATTTGAAACatgtcaaaaataaaatgtgtcaaaaaacatttaactgcgAAATTCTTTATTTGACTTTTCATTACTGTGTGATATGTAAACAGAAACAATTTAAACTACCATCTTTATCACAAAGTATACAAAATGGTCCAGTCGTTGTCCAATAAATAAGACGattataatgataaataaagtgaaaagttTTGCGAATACTATGAATGGCTTCGACAACCAAATCTGTCTCCATGCAGATCAATTCACAGTAATACTTCAATTAACCTCTAAACTTCCCTGTGTGCATTTTAAAGCTGATGTGGCAGCTCTTGTTCCCTCACTGTGCCACCCAGGACCTGACCTCTGTGTTCATGCTGGCTGTGCGTCTGTGCTCTGGGACTATCCAGTGTTGTTGTGGTGGTGGGAGGCGGGGAGGGGGCTCttcagggagtttgttttttcctctctgctttaTGGAAGGAGGAGGTGTAGCTCAGTAATGGCTGCCACTACCAATCCCTCTCTGCTGTGGATTACTTGTCATTCGGTTTGGCACAGATAATCTATCTGCAGAGTGGGATTCTGGGAATTTCAGGTGGTGAATTCATTGTTCTGAGACCATGTCCAACAACAGAATTTAGGATAGTAGTTAACGTTACCGACTCTCCATTCAAATGTGCAAACAGGCAGTGATGGATgaagtactcagatcttttTGACTTCATTCAAAGCATCAGAGTGCTCACCACAATGTTTAAATACTTATGTTTTGGCCAAAATATTGTACAAAAATACTTTCATCAAAATATACCCAAAGTACcagaagtaaaagtactcaatCATTGCATgattataattatatttataattataatttGTGCATCACTCACTGCACTTATCCTGCAGCTGGTAAAAGTTGTGGTCATTTTAACTACATCATGTATCACCTATCATGTAAACCTTAAAATTAAACTGTCACAATTCAAGTGGCAACTTTTGCAAAGAGTGAAAactacaaaacaaatatttccctTAGAATCTTAGAACAGAAAGTTAAAATACACAAGTACAAGTATCATGAAAAAAAGCCCTCAGGTAAAAGATAAGGGTGTGGTGGTTAAGAATTGATACATCTTATATATTGTTTACCATATTAGCTGTCACAGGGAAGATTTAGTTCATGTATTTGTCCTAAATTAATAATAAGTTCGATAtagttcatttttaaacaacTCACCTACATTGAGACAATAGATGTAGGATCTCAATAAATGACAATTTTTCATCCTGAAACATTTCCAAAATCAAAATTAGATTACATTTGTCACGTCCCTTTTGGGAATAAAACTTACTTGACTTCtataaaacaatgtttgtttatCATGTGAGAAGTTTCAGGCTACAAGTGAAGTCGTATCACATCACTTGACTGCACTTGTAAACAAATCAGTGCTTTCACTGGGGTAGTTGTACATAAATCAACGAGCAGCAGCATTTCTGCTATGAATAAATGACCATCTGAGAACACATTACGTGACCCCAAATGCTTGATAAGTTTTTGAACAGCTGAGCAGTTTGgacttttattttacagttagcAGCTTAACCTGTAGAGTGCCATTAAACCTACTGACATTAATACATCCAAAATCTAAATGTAAGGCACTTATactgttttgaaaatatatcaaataagaAAAATTATAACTTGGTTTCAATCTTGCAGAGCTTTGATGTCAGTAAGGAGGTTGATTCTTCATTCTTTGGTTTTGATCACTTGTGACTTGTTGGAGGAATCCCATCGCAGAGAGAGCTAACAACAGTCAGCTGCCCCGTCAAAGTCTCTCCCGGCATCACAGACAGACGTCTGTGTCTGAGCTGCTCACCTCAGACTGACACCAGGATGAACTCTCGTCCTCTCGTCAGGTCAGGATGCTGTGGAGTCTCTGTGCTCTCTCCTCTGGTCTAAACACTGAAGGGTACTAGAAAGACAAATGTGAGCACCTCAATtcataataaatatatacagtataaataatGAGCTGTTTGTCAATGAGATCAATTATGCCAGAGAGGCAAGTGTGAACTCACCCAATTATTCCAGcggggatgaagaggaggatggcaGCGAACAGGAAGGTGAAGCCCTTCATGAAGTGCAGAGTGGCTGGGTAAAGGGAGTTGAAGACGCCGCTGCCGACCAGAAAACATAAACTCTCCACACAGGCTACAGAGGCAAACAGGGCACCTGGGAGAAAGCACAAACACAGTTATGTATACAAACCTGCAGGACACAGGCTGTCCCTCGAGACAAAGGGACATGTGCTTCAAATTAAAGTGCGCTGTAGCGTACTGATCAAATTATGATAATTGAGTGACTCGTGCAAGCACTACACAGCTGACACACTGAGTGGGCTCTCATCTGTCTCATCTGTTTTTCTAGTATTTGTACATGTTCAGTGACTGACCTTGTTCTGACGGGTCCACCAACTTTGACAGCTTTGACCTAATAACAGGTGTCACAGCCatgaagaggaaagacaaaCCATAACCTGGTGACAGACAAAtgaacagtgaaaacacatcaacacagtCCCCATTGCTGATATTTAAAGTCTAGTTTAAGTATTTGTATGCATGTATTTGTACAGTCATAAAATGGTCCATATGTTTTTTGCCATTGTGCCTGCAGGCTACAAGCTGTGAACATACTGAGTGTTTTATTGCCTGGTGTGTAAGGTATCCGACATACACAACCTGTCCAGTCTGTCGCATGCTGTGCTGTGACAGCATGACAGCATTCGCCTGGtaaatacatacatttccaTGTGTGTCTGATAAAAGAATGCATGCTTTGATAACCTTTCTATAGAGCTGGGAAGGCACAAATGACAGGAACTAAATGcagaattttttatttaactgtaaTGTTATTaaattaatatgttttttttctttatacttttacttcaAAGGATTTTAGTTGGTCACGTGTCACCGTGCCTCATTAAGGCACAATACGCTAAAACATACTGACTTCTGTGTTTAACAGAGAAGTTATCAGACCTTGGAATCATCTCATTACCTCACTCTAGATTCTCTCACCTGTGAACATGAGCTGGGTGCTGTCAGCTACAGAGAAGACCACCAGTCCTGTGATGTTGGAGGCCAGACCGATGAGACCCACCCAGGAGTCTGCAAGACAGCGCTGCATGATCTTCAGCCCCAGCAGACTGGTGAGGTAGGCTAGGTTGTTAGCGGCTGATCCATATCCAATGAGGGCTGACCCCCAGCACAGCGGTGAGCTCAGCTCATACAACACAAACAGCTCCCTGCAGCCGAAGTGTACAGACACCACCAGAAAGAAACACAGCGTGTAAAGCCACAGGTTACGTCTGTGAACTCTTCCCCCAGCCTCTGTAGTACTGCCTCCTGTTGAGAAGAGGTGCCAGACAGCTTTATGGTGGCGAGAGGTGACGAGCTTGGCACTTGGGTCTGTAAGAACAGACTCACGGACAAACAGGTAAGTGTACAAAGCTGCAGCCAAGTTTGTTGCCAGGACCAGCCAGAATGGGTTGATGTACCTACACACAggtataaaaacacaatgattaCCAATTCAGATAGCAAATATTTTCAAACCTCTCAACATACTGTGACTAGGCAACATCACACATTTCATACCCTTGTGCCTGCCGCCATTGCCCTCCGATGATGCTGGCTAGCATCCCTGAAATGCCTATACAAGCTTCCAACACTGCCACCCTGAAAGTGCGGGACCTCCTGTCACTGGTGTCAGCCACATATGCAAAGCAGCCGGCCAGGATCGCGTTGAAGTCACCTGAAAGGCCACTGAGTATCCTGCCCACTAGAAAGTAGACCACAGGCAGCTTCAGGTACATCACCACAAGGTAAACCACTACTTGGACGGCCATGCCCAGATTGGGGATGATAAGAACAGGTCTGCGACCCGCAAAGTCACTCCATGAGCCCAGGAGAGGCACCACCAACAGGCCTACAGAAAAGCCTGCAAGACTGATGTACAGGCTCCAGTGGGCTGTCAAGGTTTCCACCTCCTgcaagaaaaaacagacaaaaacaagtgtAACCAAACGAACAGGATGGATATTGTTCATGCTTAGGGACACAGTGATGGAAGGTGAAGACATTCAAGTTATTACTGCTAGGTCCCCATCCTACCCATATCACATTTACCTTGCATGCTAGATGTAATTAGATGCACATAAAGCACATATGGCACACAATGTCTGGTCAGCAAAACAAAGAACCGTCAACCTATTTGGATGTTCCTTACTTCTTTGTTGCTGAGTTTCATCTTGTGACAGCTGTTCCTCTTTGTGGAAACTGTTTATGTGTTAAATGAGCTCTTCCTCTGATATTCAAGAGCTACTACAGATCTTTTTCTCTATCCATGTATGTGCACTTGGGACACAGATGATTGTGCATGTATAGCTGTTAAATTATGTTTTCTCATCTCATCTTATATAGTTTAAGTTGTATTATCTCATTtgttatatttacatattatattatttatgacCA from Sparus aurata chromosome 2, fSpaAur1.1, whole genome shotgun sequence harbors:
- the slc46a1 gene encoding proton-coupled folate transporter isoform X2, which translates into the protein MDEPDTAAILPGDVLGSTDDEASATDPGGVKGEEADVPTARFVRPPFTCSLPVTVEPVMFISMFALALQAPLSTQYLWDRISEDLGYNGSRRSECSNSSAPPDPLQKEVETLTAHWSLYISLAGFSVGLLVVPLLGSWSDFAGRRPVLIIPNLGMAVQVVVYLVVMYLKLPVVYFLVGRILSGLSGDFNAILAGCFAYVADTSDRRSRTFRVAVLEACIGISGMLASIIGGQWRQAQGYINPFWLVLATNLAAALYTYLFVRESVLTDPSAKLVTSRHHKAVWHLFSTGGSTTEAGGRVHRRNLWLYTLCFFLVVSVHFGCRELFVLYELSSPLCWGSALIGYGSAANNLAYLTSLLGLKIMQRCLADSWVGLIGLASNITGLVVFSVADSTQLMFTGYGLSFLFMAVTPVIRSKLSKLVDPSEQGALFASVACVESLCFLVGSGVFNSLYPATLHFMKGFTFLFAAILLFIPAGIIGV
- the slc46a1 gene encoding proton-coupled folate transporter isoform X1; this translates as MDEPDTAAILPGDVLGSTDDEASATDPGGVKGEEADVPTARFVRPPFTCSLPVTVEPVMFISMFALALQAPLSTQYLWDRISEDLGYNGSRRSECSNSSAPPDPLQKEVETLTAHWSLYISLAGFSVGLLVVPLLGSWSDFAGRRPVLIIPNLGMAVQVVVYLVVMYLKLPVVYFLVGRILSGLSGDFNAILAGCFAYVADTSDRRSRTFRVAVLEACIGISGMLASIIGGQWRQAQGYINPFWLVLATNLAAALYTYLFVRESVLTDPSAKLVTSRHHKAVWHLFSTGGSTTEAGGRVHRRNLWLYTLCFFLVVSVHFGCRELFVLYELSSPLCWGSALIGYGSAANNLAYLTSLLGLKIMQRCLADSWVGLIGLASNITGLVVFSVADSTQLMFTGYGLSFLFMAVTPVIRSKLSKLVDPSEQGALFASVACVESLCFLVGSGVFNSLYPATLHFMKGFTFLFAAILLFIPAGIIGTLQCLDQRREHRDSTAS